One Lagopus muta isolate bLagMut1 chromosome 10, bLagMut1 primary, whole genome shotgun sequence DNA segment encodes these proteins:
- the TJP1 gene encoding tight junction protein ZO-1 isoform X5, giving the protein MKYQKYLTVLQMAIGVTASNRGSLMPLKRKLWVTPSSENPNGATCSVSQGKPSLRRIKGRIHRSKSLDSIDFCEFTSATMEETAIWEQHTVTLHRAPGFGFGIAISGGRDNPHFQSGETSIVISDVLKGGPAEGLLQENDRVAMVNGVSMDNVEHAFAVQQLRKSGKNAKITIRRMKKIQIPVARQEPEPVSENEDDSYDEEIRDPRSSRGASSANRRHEKSWVRDRSASRERSLSPRSDRRSVTSSQPAKPTKVTLVKSRKNEEYGLRLASHIFVKEISQDSLAARDGNIQEGDVVLKINGTVTENMSLADAKTLIERSKGKLKMVVQRDERATLLNVPDLSDSIHSANASERDDISEIQSLASDHSNRSHDRPRRSRSRSPDQRSEPSDHSRHSPQQPSNGSLRSREDERVTKPGAVSTPVKNADDISKTMEEVAVERTEKQTPPLPEPKPVYAQGGQPDVDLPVSPSDGPLPNSTHEDGMLRPSMKLVKFRKGDSVGLRLAGGNDVGIFVAGVLEDSPAAKEGLEEGDQILRVNNVDFTNIIREEAVLFLLDLPKGEEVTILAQKKKDVYRRIVESDVGDSFYIRTHFEYEKESPYGLSFNKGEVFRVVDTLYNGKLGSWLAIRIGKNHKEVERGIIPNKNRAEQLASVQYTLPKTAGGDRADFWRFRGLRSSKRNLRKSREDLSAQPVQTKFPAYERVVLREAGFLRPVTIFGPIADVAREKLAREEPDIFQIAKSEPRDAGTDQRSSGIIRLHTIKQIIDRDKHALLDVTPNAVDRLNYAQWYPIVVFLNPDSKQGVKTMRMRLCPESRKSARKLYERAHKLRKNNHHLFTTTINLNSMNEGWYGALKEAIQQQQNQLVWVSEGKADGATSDDLDLHDDRLSYLSAPGSEYSMYSTDSRHTSDYEDTDTEGGAYTDQELDETLNDEVGTPPESAITRSSEPVREDSSGMHHETQTYTSYASQAQPQPNLRIDSSGFKTTASQPKAEASPAVPYLSPSPESNPATSSTSAVNANVNLTNVRLEEPTAAPYNSYQPQAGPLRTSSTEGAHVVLRDQEPSSLPPHIDPAKVYRKDPYINEEASRQSYVLKQPAVNHPAQRQERDPNLIYESQTQYAEKQPSREYEQSTYRYDSTNYVDQFSRGYDPRLHYEDRVPPYEEHWSYYDEKQPYSQPRTAYESQPPRDLDSRQNTEESTERSYYPAQPRFEEPPPMSYDGRPRYEHAPKNFSLPQVRYEDQHPVGYDTHAHGRYKQEAQPYQSAISRSPEPKQYFDPHMRGYEQGPPQAYNAKAGQFEPSHSTSSVSLPPPASSQTKPEVLPSNSKPLPTPPSLAEEEEDPAMKPQSVRSRVKIFERRRSPSLEKIKDPSDTSAVKPPELAPKPTLPAVSGPKTTSQSQYEHDKTTYRAPEPQRPQVKPPEDIVRSNHYDPEEDEEYYRKQLSYFDRRNFENKPSAQVPASHHSDSTKPIHSQNQLNFSNYSKGKPTDAESMDRSVGDKRYEPIPQVATPPPAPSVQYTQPQSINSPVLSIPAHHKPALSEVNSVSDPPPPQNKPAIFRSSREDTVQSTFYPQKSFPDKGPVNGTEQVQKTVTPSYNRFTTKPYTSAARPFERKFESPKFNHNLLPNEAQHKPELPSKSPNSPQPILKAHSSSQPPEFDSGMDTFTVQVDKPKYQPNNVNAVPKAIPVSPSALEDEEEEDGHTVVATARGVFNSNGGVLSSIETGVSIIIPQGAIPEGIEQEIYFKVCRDNSILPPLDKEKGETLLSPLVMCGPHGLKFLKPVELRLPHCASMTPDGDPKTWQNKSLPGDPNYLVGANCVSVLIDHF; this is encoded by the exons AGCTCGACAGGAACCTGAGCCAGTGTCTGAAAATGAGGACGATAGCTATGATGAAGAGATACGGGATCCAAGGTCCAGCCGTGGTGCTTCCAGTGCCAACAGAAGGCATGAGAAGAGCTGGGTACGAGACCGAAGtgcaagcagagaaagaagctTATCACCAAGATCTGACAGAAGATCAGTTACTTCCAGTCAGCCTGCAAAACCTACCAAAGTAACGTTGGTGAAATCAAGGAAGAATGAAG aATATGGTCTACGGTTGGCAAGCCACAtatttgtgaaagaaatatCACAGGATAGCCTTGCAGCAAGAGATGGCAATATTCAGGAAGGAGATGTTGTTCTGAAG ATCAATGGCACAGTGACAGAAAATATGTCCTTAGCAGATGCAAAAACACTAATAGAAAGGTCCAAAGGCAAGTTGAAGATGGTGGTTCAACGAGATGAACGAGCTACGCTGTTGAATGTCCCTGATCTTTCTGACAGTATTCATTCTGCTAATGCTTCGGAAAGAGATG ACATCTCAGAAATTCAGTCGCTGGCATCAGATCATTCCAACCGATCACATGACAGGCCCCGCCGCAGTCGTTCACGATCTCCTGACCAGAGGTCAGAGCCTTCAGACCATTCCAGACATTCTCCACAGCAGCCCAGCAACGGCAG TCTTCGAAGCAGAGAAGATGAAAGAGTAACTAAACCAGGAGCCGTCTCTACACCTGTAAAGAATGCAGATGATATTTCTAAAACTATGGAAGAGGTGGCAGTTGAAAGAACCgaaaaacaaacaccaccacTCCCAG AACCAAAGCCAGTATATGCACAAGGAGGTCAGCCAGATGTGGATTTACCAGTCAGTCCGTCTGATGGTCCTTTACCCAATTCAACCCATGAAGATGGAATGCTTCG GCCAAGCATGAAACTGGTAAAATTCAGAAAAGGAGATAGTGTGGGTCTGCGGCTCGCTGGTGGCAATGATGTTGGCATATTTGTAGCTGGTGTTCTGGAGGACAGCCCTGCGGCAAAAGAAGGATTAGAGGAAGGAGACCAAATTCTCAGG GTTAATAACGTAGACTTCACAAATATCATCAGAGAAGAAGCTGTCCTTTTTTTGCTTGATCTCCCTAAAGGCGAAGAAGTAACCATTTTggcacagaagaagaaagatg tttatcGTCGCATTGTTGAGTCTGATGTAGGGGATTCTTTCTATATCAGAACTCATTTTGAGTATGAAAAGGAATCTCCTTATGGACTGAGCTTCAACAAAGGTGAAGTGTTTCGGGTTGTGGACACTCTATATAATGGCAAACTGGGTTCATGGCTGGCGATTCGAATTGGCAAGAATCATAAGGAGGTTGAAAGAGGTATCATACCTAACAAAAACAG AGCTGAACAACTAGCTAGTGTGCAGTACACGCTTCCAAAAACAGCAGGAGGAGATCGAGCGGATTTCTGGAGATTCCGAGGTTTGCGTAGCTCAAAAAGAAATCTCCGAAAAAGTAGAGAAGATCTTTCTGCTCAGCCTGTTCAGACAAAGTTCCCTGCCTATGAAAGAGTTGTTCTTCGGGAAG CTGGGTTTCTCAGACCTGTGACCATTTTTGGTCCAATAGCTGATGTTGCACGGGAGAAACTAGCCAGAGAAGAACCAGATATCTTTCAAATTGCAA AAAGTGAACCAAGAGATGCTGGTACTGACCAACGTAGTTCTGGCATTATTCGTCTTCATACGATAAAACAGATAATTGATAGA GACAAACACGCTTTATTAGATGTCACTCCTAATGCAGTGGACCGTCTGAATTATGCACAGTGGTATCCTATTGTAGTGTTTCTGAACCCTGATTCTAAGCAGGGTGTGAAGACTATGAGAATGAGGCTGTGCCCAGAATCACGAAAAAGTGCCAGGAAGCTGTACGAAAGAGCTCACAAGCTACGCAAAAATAATCACCACCTCTTTACAA CTACCATTAACTTGAATTCCATGAACGAAGGATGGTATGGAGCTCTAAAAGAAGCAATTCAGCAACAACAGAACCAACTGGTGTGGGTTTCTGAAGGAAAG GCAGATGGTGCTACAAGTGATGACCTTGATTTACATGATGACCGCCTTTCTTACCTCTCGGCTCCCGGTAGTGAATATTCGATGTACAGTACAGACAGCAGGCATACATCTGACTATGAAGACACAGATACAGAAGGTGGTGCTTATACTGATCAAGAGCTGGATGAGACTCTGAACGATGAGGTTGGAACTCCTCCTGAATCTGCTATTACACGTTCTTCTGAACCCGTTAGAGAGGATTCTTCTGGAATGCATCATGAAACTCAAACTTACACCAGTTATGCATCTCAAGCTCAGCCACAGCCAAATCTTAGAATAGATTCTTCAGGATTTAAAACAACTGCTTCTCAGCCG aaagcagaagcatcACCTGCAGTCCCTTACCTTTCCCCGTCGCCTGAATCAAACCCTGCAACCTCATCAACCTCTGCAGTAAATGCTAATGTAAACCTAACTAATGTCAGACTAGAGGAGCCTACTGCTGCTCCTTACAACTCTTATCAACCACAAGCGGGCCCCTTAAGAACATCAAGTACTGAGGGAGCTCATGTAGTGCTAAGAGATCAAGAGCCATCATCCTTACCGCCGCATATAGATCCAGCAAAG GTATACAGAAAGGATCCATATATTAATGAAGAAGCATCCAGACAAAGCTATGTCTTGAAACAGCCAGCTGTTAATCACCCAGCACAGAGACAGGAAAGAGACCCAAATCTGATCTATGAATCTCAGACTCAATatgcagaaaaacagccaaGTAGGGAGTATGAACAGTCAACATACAGGTATGATTCTACAAACTATGTAGATCAATTTTCCCGTGGGTATGACCCTCGACTACATTATGAAGATCGAGTGCCTCCCTATGAGGAGCACTGGTCGTATTACGATGAAAAACAGCCCTACAGTCAACCAAGAACAGCTTATGAAAGCCAGCCTCCTAGAGATCTTGACTCCAGACAAAATACCGAAGAGAGCACAGAACGCAGCTATTACCCAGCACAACCCCGATTTGAGGAACCTCCTCCGATGAGCTACGATGGCAGACCTCGCTATGAGCATGCACCCAAGAACTTCAGCTTACCACAAGTGCGGTATGAAGATCAGCATCCTGTTGGCTATGACACACATGCACATGGTAGATATAAACAAGAAGCTCAGCCATACCAGTCAGCCATATCTCGATCTCCTGAACCCAAGCAGTACTTTGATCCACATATGAGGGGCTATGAGCAAGGCCCTCCTCAAGCTTACAATGCAAAAGCTGGACAGTTTGAGCCTTCTCATAGCACTTCAAgtgtttctcttcctcctcctgcttcttcacaaacaaaaccagaagtttTGCCTTCCAACAGTAAGCCACTGCCTACACCTCCATCTCtagcagaggaagaggaggatcCAGCCATGAAACCGCAGTCTGTGCGAAGTAGAGTTAAGATATTTGAACGAAGAAGATCACCATCTCTGGAAAAAATTAAGGACCCCAGTGACACATCAGCTGTCAAA CCTCCAGAACTAGCACCAAAGCCTACGCTCCCAGCCGTGAGTGGCCCAAAAACAACTTCTCAAAGCCAGTATGAACATGACAAAACAACTTACAG GGCCCCAGAACCACAGAGACCTCAAGTGAAGCCACCTGAAGATATTGTTCGTTCAAATCATTATGATCCTGAAGAAGATGAAGAGTATTACAGAAAGCAGCTCTCATACTTTGATCGCAGGAATTTTGAGAATAAGCCTTCTGCACAGGTTCCTGCCAGCCATCACTCTGACTCCACTAAACCAATACATTCACAAAATCAGCTGAATTTCTCCAATTATTCTAA GGGGAAGCCAACTGATGCTGAATCAATGGATAGATCTGTTGGTGACAAGCGCTATGAGCCAATCCCTCAAGTTGCaactcctcctcctgctccttcagTCCAGTACACACAACCTCAGTCAATTAATAGTCCTGTCCTGTCTATCCCAGCACATCACAAGCCTGCACTTTCTGAAG TTAACTCTGTGTCTGACCCTCCTCCGCCTCAAAATAAGCCAGCAATTTTCAGATCCTCTAGAGAGGACACTGTACAGTCCACCTTTTATCCCCAGAAAAGCTTCCCTGACAAAGGTCCTGTTAATGGAACTGAACAGGTTCAGAAAACAGTCACTCCTTCTTACAACCGTTTTACAACAAAACCTTACACTAGTGCTGCAAGGCCCTTTGAGCGCAAGTTTGAAAGTCCTAAATTCAACCATAATCTCTTGCCAAATGAAGCTCAGCATAAACCAGAGTTGCCATCGAAGTCTCCAAATTCTCCTCAACCAATTTTGAAAGCACACAGCTCATCACAGCCTCCTGAGTTTGACAGTGGAATGGACACCTTCACTGTACAGGTCGACAAGCCTAAATATCAACCAAATAATGTAAATGCTGTGCCTAAAGCCATTCCTGTAAG CCCTTCAGCACtagaggatgaggaggaggaagacgGACACACTGTTGTAGCCACAGCAAGAGGTGTATTCAACAGCAATGGTGGTGTATTGAGCTCCATAGAGACTGGAGTTAGTATTATTATTCCACAAGGAGCCATTCCAGAGGGAATAGagcaagaaatatattttaaagtctgCAGAGACAACAGTATACTTCCACCTTTGGACAAAGAGAAAG GTGAAACACTTCTTAGCCCCTTGGTAATGTGTGGGCCTCACGGACTAAAATTCCTGAAGCCAGTGGAGCTGCGCCTGCCACACTGTGCGTCTATGACCCCTGATG GTGACCCCAAAACCTGGCAGAACAAGTCTCTTCCTGGAGATCCAAACTATCTTGTTGGAGCAAACTGTGTCTCAGTCCTAATTGACCACTTCTAA
- the TJP1 gene encoding tight junction protein ZO-1 isoform X1, protein MKYQKYLTVLQMAIGVTASNRGSLMPLKRKLWVTPSSENPNGATCSVSQGKPSLRRIKGRIHRSKSLDSIDFCEFTSATMEETAIWEQHTVTLHRAPGFGFGIAISGGRDNPHFQSGETSIVISDVLKGGPAEGLLQENDRVAMVNGVSMDNVEHAFAVQQLRKSGKNAKITIRRMKKIQIPVARQEPEPVSENEDDSYDEEIRDPRSSRGASSANRRHEKSWVRDRSASRERSLSPRSDRRSVTSSQPAKPTKVTLVKSRKNEEYGLRLASHIFVKEISQDSLAARDGNIQEGDVVLKINGTVTENMSLADAKTLIERSKGKLKMVVQRDERATLLNVPDLSDSIHSANASERDDISEIQSLASDHSNRSHDRPRRSRSRSPDQRSEPSDHSRHSPQQPSNGSLRSREDERVTKPGAVSTPVKNADDISKTMEEVAVERTEKQTPPLPEPKPVYAQGGQPDVDLPVSPSDGPLPNSTHEDGMLRPSMKLVKFRKGDSVGLRLAGGNDVGIFVAGVLEDSPAAKEGLEEGDQILRVNNVDFTNIIREEAVLFLLDLPKGEEVTILAQKKKDVYRRIVESDVGDSFYIRTHFEYEKESPYGLSFNKGEVFRVVDTLYNGKLGSWLAIRIGKNHKEVERGIIPNKNRAEQLASVQYTLPKTAGGDRADFWRFRGLRSSKRNLRKSREDLSAQPVQTKFPAYERVVLREAGFLRPVTIFGPIADVAREKLAREEPDIFQIAKSEPRDAGTDQRSSGIIRLHTIKQIIDRDKHALLDVTPNAVDRLNYAQWYPIVVFLNPDSKQGVKTMRMRLCPESRKSARKLYERAHKLRKNNHHLFTTTINLNSMNEGWYGALKEAIQQQQNQLVWVSEGKADGATSDDLDLHDDRLSYLSAPGSEYSMYSTDSRHTSDYEDTDTEGGAYTDQELDETLNDEVGTPPESAITRSSEPVREDSSGMHHETQTYTSYASQAQPQPNLRIDSSGFKTTASQPKAEASPAVPYLSPSPESNPATSSTSAVNANVNLTNVRLEEPTAAPYNSYQPQAGPLRTSSTEGAHVVLRDQEPSSLPPHIDPAKVYRKDPYINEEASRQSYVLKQPAVNHPAQRQERDPNLIYESQTQYAEKQPSREYEQSTYRYDSTNYVDQFSRGYDPRLHYEDRVPPYEEHWSYYDEKQPYSQPRTAYESQPPRDLDSRQNTEESTERSYYPAQPRFEEPPPMSYDGRPRYEHAPKNFSLPQVRYEDQHPVGYDTHAHGRYKQEAQPYQSAISRSPEPKQYFDPHMRGYEQGPPQAYNAKAGQFEPSHSTSSVSLPPPASSQTKPEVLPSNSKPLPTPPSLAEEEEDPAMKPQSVRSRVKIFERRRSPSLEKIKDPSDTSAVKPPELAPKPTLPAVSGPKTTSQSQYEHDKTTYRAPEPQRPQVKPPEDIVRSNHYDPEEDEEYYRKQLSYFDRRNFENKPSAQVPASHHSDSTKPIHSQNQLNFSNYSKFLGSYTSYDYLKRNIKWGKPTDAESMDRSVGDKRYEPIPQVATPPPAPSVQYTQPQSINSPVLSIPAHHKPALSEVNSVSDPPPPQNKPAIFRSSREDTVQSTFYPQKSFPDKGPVNGTEQVQKTVTPSYNRFTTKPYTSAARPFERKFESPKFNHNLLPNEAQHKPELPSKSPNSPQPILKAHSSSQPPEFDSGMDTFTVQVDKPKYQPNNVNAVPKAIPVSPSALEDEEEEDGHTVVATARGVFNSNGGVLSSIETGVSIIIPQGAIPEGIEQEIYFKVCRDNSILPPLDKEKGETLLSPLVMCGPHGLKFLKPVELRLPHCASMTPDGDPKTWQNKSLPGDPNYLVGANCVSVLIDHF, encoded by the exons AGCTCGACAGGAACCTGAGCCAGTGTCTGAAAATGAGGACGATAGCTATGATGAAGAGATACGGGATCCAAGGTCCAGCCGTGGTGCTTCCAGTGCCAACAGAAGGCATGAGAAGAGCTGGGTACGAGACCGAAGtgcaagcagagaaagaagctTATCACCAAGATCTGACAGAAGATCAGTTACTTCCAGTCAGCCTGCAAAACCTACCAAAGTAACGTTGGTGAAATCAAGGAAGAATGAAG aATATGGTCTACGGTTGGCAAGCCACAtatttgtgaaagaaatatCACAGGATAGCCTTGCAGCAAGAGATGGCAATATTCAGGAAGGAGATGTTGTTCTGAAG ATCAATGGCACAGTGACAGAAAATATGTCCTTAGCAGATGCAAAAACACTAATAGAAAGGTCCAAAGGCAAGTTGAAGATGGTGGTTCAACGAGATGAACGAGCTACGCTGTTGAATGTCCCTGATCTTTCTGACAGTATTCATTCTGCTAATGCTTCGGAAAGAGATG ACATCTCAGAAATTCAGTCGCTGGCATCAGATCATTCCAACCGATCACATGACAGGCCCCGCCGCAGTCGTTCACGATCTCCTGACCAGAGGTCAGAGCCTTCAGACCATTCCAGACATTCTCCACAGCAGCCCAGCAACGGCAG TCTTCGAAGCAGAGAAGATGAAAGAGTAACTAAACCAGGAGCCGTCTCTACACCTGTAAAGAATGCAGATGATATTTCTAAAACTATGGAAGAGGTGGCAGTTGAAAGAACCgaaaaacaaacaccaccacTCCCAG AACCAAAGCCAGTATATGCACAAGGAGGTCAGCCAGATGTGGATTTACCAGTCAGTCCGTCTGATGGTCCTTTACCCAATTCAACCCATGAAGATGGAATGCTTCG GCCAAGCATGAAACTGGTAAAATTCAGAAAAGGAGATAGTGTGGGTCTGCGGCTCGCTGGTGGCAATGATGTTGGCATATTTGTAGCTGGTGTTCTGGAGGACAGCCCTGCGGCAAAAGAAGGATTAGAGGAAGGAGACCAAATTCTCAGG GTTAATAACGTAGACTTCACAAATATCATCAGAGAAGAAGCTGTCCTTTTTTTGCTTGATCTCCCTAAAGGCGAAGAAGTAACCATTTTggcacagaagaagaaagatg tttatcGTCGCATTGTTGAGTCTGATGTAGGGGATTCTTTCTATATCAGAACTCATTTTGAGTATGAAAAGGAATCTCCTTATGGACTGAGCTTCAACAAAGGTGAAGTGTTTCGGGTTGTGGACACTCTATATAATGGCAAACTGGGTTCATGGCTGGCGATTCGAATTGGCAAGAATCATAAGGAGGTTGAAAGAGGTATCATACCTAACAAAAACAG AGCTGAACAACTAGCTAGTGTGCAGTACACGCTTCCAAAAACAGCAGGAGGAGATCGAGCGGATTTCTGGAGATTCCGAGGTTTGCGTAGCTCAAAAAGAAATCTCCGAAAAAGTAGAGAAGATCTTTCTGCTCAGCCTGTTCAGACAAAGTTCCCTGCCTATGAAAGAGTTGTTCTTCGGGAAG CTGGGTTTCTCAGACCTGTGACCATTTTTGGTCCAATAGCTGATGTTGCACGGGAGAAACTAGCCAGAGAAGAACCAGATATCTTTCAAATTGCAA AAAGTGAACCAAGAGATGCTGGTACTGACCAACGTAGTTCTGGCATTATTCGTCTTCATACGATAAAACAGATAATTGATAGA GACAAACACGCTTTATTAGATGTCACTCCTAATGCAGTGGACCGTCTGAATTATGCACAGTGGTATCCTATTGTAGTGTTTCTGAACCCTGATTCTAAGCAGGGTGTGAAGACTATGAGAATGAGGCTGTGCCCAGAATCACGAAAAAGTGCCAGGAAGCTGTACGAAAGAGCTCACAAGCTACGCAAAAATAATCACCACCTCTTTACAA CTACCATTAACTTGAATTCCATGAACGAAGGATGGTATGGAGCTCTAAAAGAAGCAATTCAGCAACAACAGAACCAACTGGTGTGGGTTTCTGAAGGAAAG GCAGATGGTGCTACAAGTGATGACCTTGATTTACATGATGACCGCCTTTCTTACCTCTCGGCTCCCGGTAGTGAATATTCGATGTACAGTACAGACAGCAGGCATACATCTGACTATGAAGACACAGATACAGAAGGTGGTGCTTATACTGATCAAGAGCTGGATGAGACTCTGAACGATGAGGTTGGAACTCCTCCTGAATCTGCTATTACACGTTCTTCTGAACCCGTTAGAGAGGATTCTTCTGGAATGCATCATGAAACTCAAACTTACACCAGTTATGCATCTCAAGCTCAGCCACAGCCAAATCTTAGAATAGATTCTTCAGGATTTAAAACAACTGCTTCTCAGCCG aaagcagaagcatcACCTGCAGTCCCTTACCTTTCCCCGTCGCCTGAATCAAACCCTGCAACCTCATCAACCTCTGCAGTAAATGCTAATGTAAACCTAACTAATGTCAGACTAGAGGAGCCTACTGCTGCTCCTTACAACTCTTATCAACCACAAGCGGGCCCCTTAAGAACATCAAGTACTGAGGGAGCTCATGTAGTGCTAAGAGATCAAGAGCCATCATCCTTACCGCCGCATATAGATCCAGCAAAG GTATACAGAAAGGATCCATATATTAATGAAGAAGCATCCAGACAAAGCTATGTCTTGAAACAGCCAGCTGTTAATCACCCAGCACAGAGACAGGAAAGAGACCCAAATCTGATCTATGAATCTCAGACTCAATatgcagaaaaacagccaaGTAGGGAGTATGAACAGTCAACATACAGGTATGATTCTACAAACTATGTAGATCAATTTTCCCGTGGGTATGACCCTCGACTACATTATGAAGATCGAGTGCCTCCCTATGAGGAGCACTGGTCGTATTACGATGAAAAACAGCCCTACAGTCAACCAAGAACAGCTTATGAAAGCCAGCCTCCTAGAGATCTTGACTCCAGACAAAATACCGAAGAGAGCACAGAACGCAGCTATTACCCAGCACAACCCCGATTTGAGGAACCTCCTCCGATGAGCTACGATGGCAGACCTCGCTATGAGCATGCACCCAAGAACTTCAGCTTACCACAAGTGCGGTATGAAGATCAGCATCCTGTTGGCTATGACACACATGCACATGGTAGATATAAACAAGAAGCTCAGCCATACCAGTCAGCCATATCTCGATCTCCTGAACCCAAGCAGTACTTTGATCCACATATGAGGGGCTATGAGCAAGGCCCTCCTCAAGCTTACAATGCAAAAGCTGGACAGTTTGAGCCTTCTCATAGCACTTCAAgtgtttctcttcctcctcctgcttcttcacaaacaaaaccagaagtttTGCCTTCCAACAGTAAGCCACTGCCTACACCTCCATCTCtagcagaggaagaggaggatcCAGCCATGAAACCGCAGTCTGTGCGAAGTAGAGTTAAGATATTTGAACGAAGAAGATCACCATCTCTGGAAAAAATTAAGGACCCCAGTGACACATCAGCTGTCAAA CCTCCAGAACTAGCACCAAAGCCTACGCTCCCAGCCGTGAGTGGCCCAAAAACAACTTCTCAAAGCCAGTATGAACATGACAAAACAACTTACAG GGCCCCAGAACCACAGAGACCTCAAGTGAAGCCACCTGAAGATATTGTTCGTTCAAATCATTATGATCCTGAAGAAGATGAAGAGTATTACAGAAAGCAGCTCTCATACTTTGATCGCAGGAATTTTGAGAATAAGCCTTCTGCACAGGTTCCTGCCAGCCATCACTCTGACTCCACTAAACCAATACATTCACAAAATCAGCTGAATTTCTCCAATTATTCTAA ATTTCTTGGCTCTTACACTAGCTATGACTACTTGAAAAGGAACATCAAGTG GGGGAAGCCAACTGATGCTGAATCAATGGATAGATCTGTTGGTGACAAGCGCTATGAGCCAATCCCTCAAGTTGCaactcctcctcctgctccttcagTCCAGTACACACAACCTCAGTCAATTAATAGTCCTGTCCTGTCTATCCCAGCACATCACAAGCCTGCACTTTCTGAAG TTAACTCTGTGTCTGACCCTCCTCCGCCTCAAAATAAGCCAGCAATTTTCAGATCCTCTAGAGAGGACACTGTACAGTCCACCTTTTATCCCCAGAAAAGCTTCCCTGACAAAGGTCCTGTTAATGGAACTGAACAGGTTCAGAAAACAGTCACTCCTTCTTACAACCGTTTTACAACAAAACCTTACACTAGTGCTGCAAGGCCCTTTGAGCGCAAGTTTGAAAGTCCTAAATTCAACCATAATCTCTTGCCAAATGAAGCTCAGCATAAACCAGAGTTGCCATCGAAGTCTCCAAATTCTCCTCAACCAATTTTGAAAGCACACAGCTCATCACAGCCTCCTGAGTTTGACAGTGGAATGGACACCTTCACTGTACAGGTCGACAAGCCTAAATATCAACCAAATAATGTAAATGCTGTGCCTAAAGCCATTCCTGTAAG CCCTTCAGCACtagaggatgaggaggaggaagacgGACACACTGTTGTAGCCACAGCAAGAGGTGTATTCAACAGCAATGGTGGTGTATTGAGCTCCATAGAGACTGGAGTTAGTATTATTATTCCACAAGGAGCCATTCCAGAGGGAATAGagcaagaaatatattttaaagtctgCAGAGACAACAGTATACTTCCACCTTTGGACAAAGAGAAAG GTGAAACACTTCTTAGCCCCTTGGTAATGTGTGGGCCTCACGGACTAAAATTCCTGAAGCCAGTGGAGCTGCGCCTGCCACACTGTGCGTCTATGACCCCTGATG GTGACCCCAAAACCTGGCAGAACAAGTCTCTTCCTGGAGATCCAAACTATCTTGTTGGAGCAAACTGTGTCTCAGTCCTAATTGACCACTTCTAA